From Acropora muricata isolate sample 2 chromosome 14, ASM3666990v1, whole genome shotgun sequence, one genomic window encodes:
- the LOC136897629 gene encoding putative exosome complex component rrp40: MADEDVHVSVNRVVMPGDIIGNVADLETSSGKRATLKFGPGLREENGVILAFKAGVLRHRKPATYLIDSNQRRYVPVKEERVIGVVTNRGYDSYKVDIGGSLAASLPNLSFEGATKKNKPNIQIGDIIYARLCVANKDMEPELDCRDVSGKSSGMGQLTGGFMITCSLGLCRKLLSKEFVLLKSLGNYFPFECTVGMNGKVWINASSTSHTIIIANAITNSEYMTNNQVESMVKQIVNGM, encoded by the exons atggcggatGAAGATGTTCATGTCTCTGTGAACCGCGTGGTTATGCCAGGTGATATCATTGGCAATGTTGCAGATTTAGAAACTAGCTCGGGAAAAAGGGCAACCTTGAAATTCGGCCCTGGATTGCGAGAAGAAAATGGAGTGATCTTAGCCTTCAAAGCTGGAGTTTTGAGGCATCGAAAACCAGCAACATATCTGATCGATTCAAATCAAAGAAGG TATGTCCCTGTTAAAGAAGAGAGAGTCATTGGGGTTGTTACAAACAGAGGCTATGACAGCTACAAAGTTGACATTGGTGGATCATTGGCTGCATCTCTACCAAATTTATCATTCGAAGGTGCAACCAAGAAAAACAAACCTAATATTCAG ATAGGAGACATTATTTATGCACGACTGTGTGTTGCAAACAAAGACATGGAACCTGAATTGGACTGCAGAGATGTCAGTGGAAAGAGTTCTGGAATGGGCCAATTAACAGGTGGATTCATGATCACTTGTTCTCTTGGTCTGTGCAGAAA GCTTCTAAGTAAAGAATTTGTGCTCCTGAAAAGTCTAGGGAATTATTTCCCCTTTGAATGTACAGTAGGAATGAATGGAAAAGTGTGGATTAACGCATCATCCACGTCTCATACCATTATCATTGCAAATGCAATTACTAACTCAGAATACATGACAAATAATCAGGTTGAGAGTATGGTAAAACAGATTGTGAATGGAATGTAG